The genomic segment tGAGTACCACAAGAAAGTACTAATACAGGGGCAGACGTTAACTTATCTTTCAATGTTTGAAATGCTCATTGACACTCAATGGTCCATTCGAACTTTGTTGCCTTCCTTGTCAAACTCGTTAATGGCAAAGCTATCTTCGAAAAGTCTGCTATGAAAcgtctgtaatatcctgccaaaccaagaaaacttctTACCTCTGAAACTGTCTTTGGAATGGACCATTGCTTTTTGGACTCAAGTTTGGATGGATCAACAGATATTCCTTCTTTCGAAACGATGTGGCCCAAATATGCCACCTGCTCCAACCAAAAATCACATTTATTTAACTTGGCATACAATTGCTTATCCCTCAACAGCTGCAACACAATCCTTAAATGCTCACGATGAAGTTCTCGTGTCTTTGAGTAGATCAagatgtcatcaatgaaaacaatgacaaaagtatccaaatacggcttagAGATACGATTCATCAAATCCACAAAAACTGACGGAGCATTGGTTAGCCCAAACGACATCCCCAAAAagtcataatggccatacctcgttCTAAACGCAGTCTTTGGTATGTCCTCCTTTTTCACTTTCAGTTGATTGTAACCGGACCGAAGGTCaatctttgaaaatattgctGCTCCTTGCGATTgatcaaagagatcatcaatacgtggcaaaggatatttgttcttcacggTTACCTTGTTGAGTtctcggtagtcaatacataatcgcaatgatccatctttcttctttacgaacaaaactggagctccccacggtGAGGAACTAGGTCggataaaacctttatctaatagcTCCTGCAATTgagtcttcaattctttcatttcagtaggagccattctgtatggagcctTGGAAATTGGAGCTGTACCTGGAATTAAATCAAtaacaaactccacctctcgatcAGGTGGTAATCCAGGCACATCATCAGAAAACACGTCAGGATAATCCTGAACCACATCAATATCCTGTAATTGCAAATTACTTTCCTTTCGCACATCAACCACTGAAGCTAAAAAACCCATACAACCTTTGTGCAACAACTTATTAGCTTGAAGGCAAGAAATAATAGGAATACCAATCAAAAAGCCTAGACCAACAAACACATCACTATCATAGTCATTGACCAAAAACTTCACCGTCTTACCCACACAATCAATGACCGCACGATAAgcagataaccaatccatccccaaaataacatcaaatgcaaccatcggaataacaataaaatcatcaaacagTAATCTATTACCCACTTGTATGGGACATGCCTTGATAATATTAGTGGCACAAATTTCATCCCCAGAGGGCAACACAATATTGAAGTATAATGGCATAACAGTAGGTTCAACAGATATAGAATGCATAAAcacttcagacataaaagaatgggtTGCACCAGTGTCAATCAATGTAATTGCTTCTTTGCCGTAGACTAAAATATTACCTGATATCACCGAAGAATCAGGATTAACACTTTCCTTTGTCATAGCAAAAATTCTGCCTTGGAATTTTCCTTTGCCTGAGGAGAGAGGACATTTCAATGCCGTGTGCCCCATCTCCTTGCATCTAAAACATCGTCCACTACCCACCAAACACTCACCCTTGTGTGGCTTTCCACACTTAAGACATACCTGTCGTTCAGTATCAGAAAAAGGTACAGGAGGTTTAGAGCGCTGCTCTATCTTACCCTTACCTTTGTGGCCACCACGAATATTTGCACTTGTACCTTGTCCTCTAGCTTGGAAAGTTTGTCTTCTTAATTGCCTCTCTTTCTCTATCTCTTGCTCATCATGCTCAGCTAGCAAGGCTCTCTCCACGATATCTTGATATGTGACCACCTTGTACACATGAACATCTCTTCGAATCTCTGGTTTCAAACCCCGAAGGAAATGTTCTCCTTTATCCTTATCGTTCTCAGCAATAAAAGGAACAAAAACACATCCTTCCTCAAACTTCAACGTATATTCAGTAACAGACAAAGCATCCTGCCTCAATTCTAGGAATTCCTTCACCTTCTTGGCTTTTACTTCGCTCGAGAAATATTTGGcgtagaataaatctttaaactcGTTCCACTTTAATTCTTGAACATTAACTGTCACCTTGGTGGCTTCCCACCAGATACGAGAAGCTTTGACCAACATAAACACAGCACAACTTAccttttcttggtcagtgaactACAAATAATCGAATAAGGCTTCCAACGATTTGATCCATTCAAGAGCCACTAAGGGATCAGGGCCTCCAATAATATCAGGAGGGTTCATACGTCTGAAACGATCATAAACACCTTCAACAGAATTTTCCGTTCTGCCTTGACCTCTTCCTTGGCCACGACCCTGGGTCGTAGTTTGCATGCTCAATAACTGTTGAATTTGTTCGCCATGGACCTTTGCTTGCTCCTTCAATAACTTACTGAATTCATCTACCACTTTTGCAGTCTTATCGGGGGTCC from the Primulina tabacum isolate GXHZ01 chromosome 8, ASM2559414v2, whole genome shotgun sequence genome contains:
- the LOC142554677 gene encoding uncharacterized protein LOC142554677, coding for MLVKASRIWWEATKVTVNVQELKWNEFKDLFYAKYFSSEVKAKKVKEFLELRQDALSVTEYTLKFEEGCVFVPFIAENDKDKGEHFLRGLKPEIRRDVHVYKVVTYQDIVERALLAEHDEQEIEKERQLRRQTFQARGQGTSANIRGGHKGKGKIEQRSKPPVPFSDTERQVCLKCGKPHKGECLVGSGRCFRCKEMGHTALKCPLSSGKGKFQGRIFAMTKESVNPDSSVISGNILVYGKEAITLIDTGATHSFMSEVFMHSISVEPTVMPLYFNIVLPSGDEICATNIIKACPIQVGFLIGIPIISCLQANKLLHKGCMGFLASVVDVRKESNLQLQDIDVVQDYPDVFSDDVPGLPPDREVEFVIDLIPGTAPISKAPYRMAPTEMKELKTQLQELLDKGAAIFSKIDLRSGYNQLKVKKEDIPKTAFRTRYGHYDFLGMSFGLTNAPSVFVDLMNRISKPYLDTFVIVFIDDILIYSKTRELHREHLRIVLQLLRDKQLYAKLNKCDFWLEQVAYLGHIVSKEGISVDPSKLESKKQWSIPKTVSEVRSFLGLAGYYRRFIADFSKIALPLTSLTRKATKFEWTIECQ